The genomic interval CCTTGGCGTAATAGGCCTCCCTGTAGAGAAGGGCCACCAGGTCGGCGTCCTGTTCGATGGCTCCGCTGTCTCTAAGGTCCGACAGCTGGGGACGTTTATCGTTTCGGCTCTCCACGGCCCTTGAAAGCTGCGAGAGAGATAACACCGGAACCTCCAGCTCCCTTGCGATGGCCTTAAGCCCCCTGGAGATCTCAGCGACCTCCTGCTGTTTGCTGTCTATTTTCCTGGACATACTCATCAGCTGAAGATAGTCCACCACTATAAGTCCCAAGGACGCATACTGGGCCTTGAAACGACGGCATCTAGCCCTCATCTCCGTGGTGGTAAGCATGGAACTGTCGTCTATGTACATCGGAGCCTTGGTCAGGCGACCGGCGGCGGTGGTCAGTTTCTCCCAGTCCTCTCTGGCGAAGTTACCCGTCCTCAGGTCCTGTATGTTGACCCGTGCCTCCGATCCCAACAGCCTCTGAACCAGCTGGTCCGCCCCCATCTCGAGACTGAACACGAGGACCGGCAGATTCGACTTGACCGCTACATTTCTGGCCAGATTTAAAGCCAGAGCTGTCTTTCCCATAGAGGGCCTTGCCGCCAGAATATTGAGACTCCCGGGCTGAAGCCCGCCGGTAAGCCGGTCAAGGTCGTCGAATCCGGTCATTACTCCCGTTACCGTCTGTTCGGAACGGTAGAACTGCTCCTCTATCTGATGGAAGGTCGGACCTATGACATCTGCGACCTTCTTGAAGTTGGATTCGTTCCTATGACGGGAGACCTCGAAGATCGCCCTCTCCGCCTCCTCCAGA from Dethiosulfovibrio russensis carries:
- the dnaB gene encoding replicative DNA helicase; this translates as MSPSIYDRVPPQNLEAERAVIGSCLMDKDVLIQISEILSSEDFRDKNYQVAFDVLTDMVHQDRPVDSLTFLEELSRRGLSESLGGQAFIVAVMDSVPTAANAEYHAKIVRDKAVLRRLISTGTSIARMGYSEDREIDELLEEAERAIFEVSRHRNESNFKKVADVIGPTFHQIEEQFYRSEQTVTGVMTGFDDLDRLTGGLQPGSLNILAARPSMGKTALALNLARNVAVKSNLPVLVFSLEMGADQLVQRLLGSEARVNIQDLRTGNFAREDWEKLTTAAGRLTKAPMYIDDSSMLTTTEMRARCRRFKAQYASLGLIVVDYLQLMSMSRKIDSKQQEVAEISRGLKAIARELEVPVLSLSQLSRAVESRNDKRPQLSDLRDSGAIEQDADLVALLYREAYYAKDVPQDQQDDSAILDIAKHRNGPTGVIHLMFMKQHTRFESKSSIDGF